In Homo sapiens chromosome 11, GRCh38.p14 Primary Assembly, one DNA window encodes the following:
- the MYRF gene encoding myelin regulatory factor isoform X17 produces the protein MPGSSGVHHLSPPGGGPSPGRHGPLPPPGYGTPLNCNNNNGMGAAPKPFPGGTGPPIKAEPKAPYAPGTLPDSPPDSGSEAYSPQQVNEPHLLRTITPETLCHVGVPSRLEHPPPPPAHLPGPPPPPPPPPHYPVLQRDLYMKAEPPIPHYAAMGQGLVPTDLHHTQQSQMLHQLLQQHGAELPTHPSKKRKHSESPPSTLNAQMLNGMIKQEPGTVTALPLHPTRAPSPPWPPQGPLSPGPGSLPLSIARVQTPPWHPPGAPSPGLLQDSDSLSGSYLDPNYQSIKWQPHQQNKWATLYDANYKELPMLTYRVDADKGFNFSVGDDAFVCQKKNHFQVTVYIGMLGEPKYVKTPEGLKPLDCFYLKLHGVKLEALNQSINIEQSQSDRSKRPFNPVTVNLPPEQVTKVTVGRLHFSETTANNMRKKGKPNPDQRYFMLVVALQAHAQNQNYTLAAQISERIIVRASNPGQFESDSDVLWQRAQVPDTVFHHGRVGINTDRPDEALVVHGNVKVMGSLMHPSDLRAKEHVQEVDTTEQLKRISRMRLVHYRYKPEFAASAGIEATAPETGVIAQEVKEILPEAVKDTGDMVFANGKTIENFLVVNKERIFMENVGAVKELCKLTDNLETRIDELERWSHKLAKLRRLDSLKSTGSSGAFSHAGSQFSRAGSVPHKKRPPKVASKSSSVVPDQACISQRFLQGTIIALVVVMAFSVVSMSTLYVLSLRTEEDLVDTDGRSSQSFGTTQLRQSPLTTGLPGIQPSLLLVTTSLTSSAPGSAVRTLDMCSSHPCPVICCSSPTTNPTTGPSLGPSFNPGHVLSPSPSPSTNRSGPSQMALLPVTNIRAKSWGLSVNGIGHSKHHKSLEPLASPAVPFPGGQGKAKNSPSLGFHGRARRGALQSSVGPAEPTWAQGQSEPVPSLTSIQVLENSMSITSQYCAPGDACRPGNFTYHIPVSSGTPLHLSLTLQMNSSSPVSVVLCSLRSKEEPCEEGSLPQSLHTHQDTQGTSHRWPITILSFREFTYHFRVALLGQANCSSEALAQPATDYHFHFYRLCD, from the exons ATGCCTGGCTCCAGCGGGGTCCACCACCTGAGCCCCCCTGGGGGTGGACCCTCCCCGGGGCGCCATGGTCCCCTCCCACCCCCGGGCTACGGCACCCCGCTGaactgcaacaacaacaacggCATGGGCGCTGCCCCCAAGCCCTTCCCGGGGGGCACCGGGCCCCCCATCAAGGCTGAGCCCAAGGCTCCCTATGCCCCAGG CACACTGCCGGACTCTCCCCCAGACTCGGGCTCCGAGGCCTACTCCCCCCAGCAGGTGAATG AGCCCCACCTCCTGCGCACGATAACCCCTGAGACACTGTGCCACGTGGGAGTGCCCTCCCGCCTGGAGCATCCgcccccacctccagcccacTTGCCAGGCCCCccgccacccccaccacccccacctcacTACCCTGTCCTGCAGCGGGATCTGTACATGAAGGCCGAGCCCCCGATCCCCCACTACGCTGCCATGGGGCAGGGGCTGGTGCCCACTGATCTTCACCACACCCAGCAGTCCCAGATGCTGCACCAGCTCCTGCAGCAGCACGGAGCTGA GCTCCCTACACACCCCTCCAAGAAGAGGAAGCACTCTGAATCCCCCCCCAGCACCCTCAATGCCCAGATGCTGAATGGAATGATCAAACAGGAGCCTGGGACCGTGACAGCCCTGCCTCTGCACCCCACTCGAGCCCCATCGCCACCCTGGCCTCCCCAGGGTCCGCTCTCCCCGGGCCCTGGTTCCTTGCCTCTCAGCATTGCCCGTGTCCAGACACCGCCTTGGCACCCGCCAGGTGCCCCCTCCCCAG GCCTCCTGCAGGACAGTGACAGCCTCAGTGGCTCCTACCTGGACCCCAACTACCAGTCCATCAAGTGGCAGCCTCATCAGCAGAACAAGTGGGCGACCCTGTACGATGCTAACTACAAGGAGCT GCCCATGCTCACCTACCGCGTGGATGCGGACAAGGGCTTCAACTTTTCGGTGGGCGACGACGCCTTTGTGTGCCAGAAGAAGAACCACTTCCAGGTGACAGTGTACATCGGCATGCTGGGCGAGCCCAAGTACGTCAAGACGCCCGAGGGCCTCAAGCCCCTCGACTGCTTCTATCTGAAGCTGCACGGAGTGAAG CTGGAGGCCCTGAACCAGTCCATTAACATCGAGCAGTCCCAGTCAGACCGGAGCAAGCGGCCCTTCAACCCGGTCAC GGTCAATCTGCCCCCTGAGCAGGTCACGAAGGTGACTGTGGGGCGGCTGCACTTCAGCGAGACCACCGCTAACAACATGCGTAAGAAGGGCAAGCCCAACCCGGACCAGAG GTACTTCATGCTGGTGGTGGCCCTCCAGGCTCATGCACAGAACCAGAACTACACGCTGGCCGCCCAGATCTCAGAGCGCATCATTGTGCGG GCCTCCAACCCAGGCCAGTTCGAGAGCGACAGCGATGTGTTGTGGCAGCGGGCACAGGTGCCCGACACCGTCTTCCACCACGGCCGCGTGGGCATCAACACAGACCGGCCGGATGAGGCGCTGGTTGTGCACGGGAATGTCAAGGTCATGGGCTCGCTTATGCACCCCTCCGACCTGCGCGCCAAGGAACACGTGCAGGAG GTGGACACCACCGAGCAATTGAAGAGGATCTCGCGCATGCGGCTGGTGCACTACAGATACAAGCCCGAGTTCGCCGCCAGCGCGGGCATCGAGGCCACCGCGCCAGAGACAG GTGTCATCGCTCAGGAGGTGAAGGAGATCTTGCCTGAGGCTGTGAAAGACACCGGAGACATGGTCTTTGCCAATGGGAAAACCATAGAGAACTTCCTGGTGGTGAACAAG GAGCGCATCTTCATGGAGAACGTAGGGGCCGTGAAGGAGCTGTGCAAGCTGACAGACAACCTGGAGACGCGCATTGATGAGCTGGAGCGCTGGAGCCACAAGCTGGCCAAGCTGCGGCGGCTCGACAGCCTCAAGTCCACCGGCAGCTCGGGCGCCTTCAG CCATGCAGGGAGCCAGTTCAGTCGGGCGGGCAGCGTCCCCCACAAGAAGAGGCCCCCCAAGGTGGCCAGCAAG TCATCGTCCGTGGTTCCGGACCAGGCCTGCATCAGCCAGCGCTTCCTGCAGGGAACCATCATTGCCCTGGTGGTGGTCATGGCCTTCAG CGTGGTGTCCATGTCCACACTGTACGTGCTGAGCCTGCGCACAGAGGAGGACCTGGTAGACACTGATGG CAGGTCCAGCCAGAGCTTTGGGACCACGCAGCTCCGACAGTCCCCCTTGACCACGGGGCTACCAGGCATACAGCCCTCTTTGCTGCTGG TGACCACCAGCCTCACCAGCTCGGCCCCAGGTTCTGCTGTCCGCACCTTGGACATGTGTTCCAGCCACCCCTGCCCTGTCATCTGCTGTTCCTCACCCACTACCAACCCTACCACTGGTCCTAGTCTTGGCCCCAGCTTTAACCCTGGCCATGTTCTCAGCCCAAGTCCCAGCCCCAGCACCAACCGCTCAG GCCCCAGCCAGATGGCCCTTCTGCCAGTCACCAACATCAGAGCCAAGTCCTGGGGTCTTTCAGTCAATGGCATTGGCCACTCCAAGCATCACAAGAGTCTGGAGCCTCTGGCCAGCCCTGCAGTCCCCTTCCCTGGGGGGCAGGGCAAAGCCAAGAACAGTCCCAGCCTTGGTTTCCATGGCCGGGCCCGCCGAGGGGCCCTCCAGTCCAGCGTGGGCCCTGCTGAGCCCACCTGGGCCCAGGGCCAGTCAG AGCCAGTGCCCTCCCTGACCTCCATCCAGGTGCTGGAGAATTCGATGTCCATCACCTCCCAGTACTGTGCTCCAGGGGATGCCTGCAG GCCTGGGAACTTCACCTACCACATCCCTGTCAGTAGTGGCAccccactgcacctcagcctgacTCTGCAGATGAA CTCCTCCTCCCCCGTGTCTGTGGTGCTGTGCAGCCTGAGGTCAAAGGAGGAACCATGTGAGGAGGGGAGCCTTCCACAGAGTCTCCACACCCACCAGGACACCCAG gGCACCTCTCACCGGTGGCCAATAACCATCCTGTCCTTCCGTGAATTCACCTACCACTTCCGGGTGGCACTGCTG GGTCAGGCCAACTGCAGTTCAGAGGCTCTCGCCCAGCCAGCCACAGACTACCACTTCCACTTCTACCGCCTGTGTGACTGA
- the MYRF gene encoding myelin regulatory factor isoform X22 gives MRDLYMKAEPPIPHYAAMGQGLVPTDLHHTQQSQMLHQLLQQHGAELPTHPSKKRKHSESPPSTLNAQMLNGMIKQEPGTVTALPLHPTRAPSPPWPPQGPLSPGPGSLPLSIARVQTPPWHPPGAPSPGLLQDSDSLSGSYLDPNYQSIKWQPHQQNKWATLYDANYKELPMLTYRVDADKGFNFSVGDDAFVCQKKNHFQVTVYIGMLGEPKYVKTPEGLKPLDCFYLKLHGVKLEALNQSINIEQSQSDRSKRPFNPVTVNLPPEQVTKVTVGRLHFSETTANNMRKKGKPNPDQRYFMLVVALQAHAQNQNYTLAAQISERIIVRASNPGQFESDSDVLWQRAQVPDTVFHHGRVGINTDRPDEALVVHGNVKVMGSLMHPSDLRAKEHVQEVDTTEQLKRISRMRLVHYRYKPEFAASAGIEATAPETGVIAQEVKEILPEAVKDTGDMVFANGKTIENFLVVNKERIFMENVGAVKELCKLTDNLETRIDELERWSHKLAKLRRLDSLKSTGSSGAFSHAGSQFSRAGSVPHKKRPPKVASKSSSVVPDQACISQRFLQGTIIALVVVMAFSVVSMSTLYVLSLRTEEDLVDTDGSFAVSTSCLLALLRPQPPGGSEALCPCRSSQSFGTTQLRQSPLTTGLPGIQPSLLLVTTSLTSSAPGSAVRTLDMCSSHPCPVICCSSPTTNPTTGPSLGPSFNPGHVLSPSPSPSTNRSGPSQMALLPVTNIRAKSWGLSVNGIGHSKHHKSLEPLASPAVPFPGGQGKAKNSPSLGFHGRARRGALQSSVGPAEPTWAQGQSASLLAEPVPSLTSIQVLENSMSITSQYCAPGDACRPGNFTYHIPVSSGTPLHLSLTLQMNSSSPVSVVLCSLRSKEEPCEEGSLPQSLHTHQDTQGTSHRWPITILSFREFTYHFRVALLGQANCSSEALAQPATDYHFHFYRLCD, from the exons ATG CGGGATCTGTACATGAAGGCCGAGCCCCCGATCCCCCACTACGCTGCCATGGGGCAGGGGCTGGTGCCCACTGATCTTCACCACACCCAGCAGTCCCAGATGCTGCACCAGCTCCTGCAGCAGCACGGAGCTGA GCTCCCTACACACCCCTCCAAGAAGAGGAAGCACTCTGAATCCCCCCCCAGCACCCTCAATGCCCAGATGCTGAATGGAATGATCAAACAGGAGCCTGGGACCGTGACAGCCCTGCCTCTGCACCCCACTCGAGCCCCATCGCCACCCTGGCCTCCCCAGGGTCCGCTCTCCCCGGGCCCTGGTTCCTTGCCTCTCAGCATTGCCCGTGTCCAGACACCGCCTTGGCACCCGCCAGGTGCCCCCTCCCCAG GCCTCCTGCAGGACAGTGACAGCCTCAGTGGCTCCTACCTGGACCCCAACTACCAGTCCATCAAGTGGCAGCCTCATCAGCAGAACAAGTGGGCGACCCTGTACGATGCTAACTACAAGGAGCT GCCCATGCTCACCTACCGCGTGGATGCGGACAAGGGCTTCAACTTTTCGGTGGGCGACGACGCCTTTGTGTGCCAGAAGAAGAACCACTTCCAGGTGACAGTGTACATCGGCATGCTGGGCGAGCCCAAGTACGTCAAGACGCCCGAGGGCCTCAAGCCCCTCGACTGCTTCTATCTGAAGCTGCACGGAGTGAAG CTGGAGGCCCTGAACCAGTCCATTAACATCGAGCAGTCCCAGTCAGACCGGAGCAAGCGGCCCTTCAACCCGGTCAC GGTCAATCTGCCCCCTGAGCAGGTCACGAAGGTGACTGTGGGGCGGCTGCACTTCAGCGAGACCACCGCTAACAACATGCGTAAGAAGGGCAAGCCCAACCCGGACCAGAG GTACTTCATGCTGGTGGTGGCCCTCCAGGCTCATGCACAGAACCAGAACTACACGCTGGCCGCCCAGATCTCAGAGCGCATCATTGTGCGG GCCTCCAACCCAGGCCAGTTCGAGAGCGACAGCGATGTGTTGTGGCAGCGGGCACAGGTGCCCGACACCGTCTTCCACCACGGCCGCGTGGGCATCAACACAGACCGGCCGGATGAGGCGCTGGTTGTGCACGGGAATGTCAAGGTCATGGGCTCGCTTATGCACCCCTCCGACCTGCGCGCCAAGGAACACGTGCAGGAG GTGGACACCACCGAGCAATTGAAGAGGATCTCGCGCATGCGGCTGGTGCACTACAGATACAAGCCCGAGTTCGCCGCCAGCGCGGGCATCGAGGCCACCGCGCCAGAGACAG GTGTCATCGCTCAGGAGGTGAAGGAGATCTTGCCTGAGGCTGTGAAAGACACCGGAGACATGGTCTTTGCCAATGGGAAAACCATAGAGAACTTCCTGGTGGTGAACAAG GAGCGCATCTTCATGGAGAACGTAGGGGCCGTGAAGGAGCTGTGCAAGCTGACAGACAACCTGGAGACGCGCATTGATGAGCTGGAGCGCTGGAGCCACAAGCTGGCCAAGCTGCGGCGGCTCGACAGCCTCAAGTCCACCGGCAGCTCGGGCGCCTTCAG CCATGCAGGGAGCCAGTTCAGTCGGGCGGGCAGCGTCCCCCACAAGAAGAGGCCCCCCAAGGTGGCCAGCAAG TCATCGTCCGTGGTTCCGGACCAGGCCTGCATCAGCCAGCGCTTCCTGCAGGGAACCATCATTGCCCTGGTGGTGGTCATGGCCTTCAG CGTGGTGTCCATGTCCACACTGTACGTGCTGAGCCTGCGCACAGAGGAGGACCTGGTAGACACTGATGG CTCTTTTGCCGTGTCCACTTCCTGTCTCCTGGCCCTGCTCCGGCCCCAGCCCCCTGGGGGGAGTGAGGCCTTGTGCCCATG CAGGTCCAGCCAGAGCTTTGGGACCACGCAGCTCCGACAGTCCCCCTTGACCACGGGGCTACCAGGCATACAGCCCTCTTTGCTGCTGG TGACCACCAGCCTCACCAGCTCGGCCCCAGGTTCTGCTGTCCGCACCTTGGACATGTGTTCCAGCCACCCCTGCCCTGTCATCTGCTGTTCCTCACCCACTACCAACCCTACCACTGGTCCTAGTCTTGGCCCCAGCTTTAACCCTGGCCATGTTCTCAGCCCAAGTCCCAGCCCCAGCACCAACCGCTCAG GCCCCAGCCAGATGGCCCTTCTGCCAGTCACCAACATCAGAGCCAAGTCCTGGGGTCTTTCAGTCAATGGCATTGGCCACTCCAAGCATCACAAGAGTCTGGAGCCTCTGGCCAGCCCTGCAGTCCCCTTCCCTGGGGGGCAGGGCAAAGCCAAGAACAGTCCCAGCCTTGGTTTCCATGGCCGGGCCCGCCGAGGGGCCCTCCAGTCCAGCGTGGGCCCTGCTGAGCCCACCTGGGCCCAGGGCCAGTCAG CCTCTCTCCTTGCAGAGCCAGTGCCCTCCCTGACCTCCATCCAGGTGCTGGAGAATTCGATGTCCATCACCTCCCAGTACTGTGCTCCAGGGGATGCCTGCAG GCCTGGGAACTTCACCTACCACATCCCTGTCAGTAGTGGCAccccactgcacctcagcctgacTCTGCAGATGAA CTCCTCCTCCCCCGTGTCTGTGGTGCTGTGCAGCCTGAGGTCAAAGGAGGAACCATGTGAGGAGGGGAGCCTTCCACAGAGTCTCCACACCCACCAGGACACCCAG gGCACCTCTCACCGGTGGCCAATAACCATCCTGTCCTTCCGTGAATTCACCTACCACTTCCGGGTGGCACTGCTG GGTCAGGCCAACTGCAGTTCAGAGGCTCTCGCCCAGCCAGCCACAGACTACCACTTCCACTTCTACCGCCTGTGTGACTGA
- the MYRF gene encoding myelin regulatory factor isoform X18 translates to MDAPFGEPHLLRTITPETLCHVGVPSRLEHPPPPPAHLPGPPPPPPPPPHYPVLQRDLYMKAEPPIPHYAAMGQGLVPTDLHHTQQSQMLHQLLQQHGAELPTHPSKKRKHSESPPSTLNAQMLNGMIKQEPGTVTALPLHPTRAPSPPWPPQGPLSPGPGSLPLSIARVQTPPWHPPGAPSPGLLQDSDSLSGSYLDPNYQSIKWQPHQQNKWATLYDANYKELPMLTYRVDADKGFNFSVGDDAFVCQKKNHFQVTVYIGMLGEPKYVKTPEGLKPLDCFYLKLHGVKLEALNQSINIEQSQSDRSKRPFNPVTVNLPPEQVTKVTVGRLHFSETTANNMRKKGKPNPDQRYFMLVVALQAHAQNQNYTLAAQISERIIVRASNPGQFESDSDVLWQRAQVPDTVFHHGRVGINTDRPDEALVVHGNVKVMGSLMHPSDLRAKEHVQEVDTTEQLKRISRMRLVHYRYKPEFAASAGIEATAPETGVIAQEVKEILPEAVKDTGDMVFANGKTIENFLVVNKERIFMENVGAVKELCKLTDNLETRIDELERWSHKLAKLRRLDSLKSTGSSGAFSHAGSQFSRAGSVPHKKRPPKVASKSSSVVPDQACISQRFLQGTIIALVVVMAFSVVSMSTLYVLSLRTEEDLVDTDGSFAVSTSCLLALLRPQPPGGSEALCPCRSSQSFGTTQLRQSPLTTGLPGIQPSLLLVTTSLTSSAPGSAVRTLDMCSSHPCPVICCSSPTTNPTTGPSLGPSFNPGHVLSPSPSPSTNRSGPSQMALLPVTNIRAKSWGLSVNGIGHSKHHKSLEPLASPAVPFPGGQGKAKNSPSLGFHGRARRGALQSSVGPAEPTWAQGQSASLLAEPVPSLTSIQVLENSMSITSQYCAPGDACRPGNFTYHIPVSSGTPLHLSLTLQMNSSSPVSVVLCSLRSKEEPCEEGSLPQSLHTHQDTQGTSHRWPITILSFREFTYHFRVALLGQANCSSEALAQPATDYHFHFYRLCD, encoded by the exons ATGGACGCACCCTTCGGCG AGCCCCACCTCCTGCGCACGATAACCCCTGAGACACTGTGCCACGTGGGAGTGCCCTCCCGCCTGGAGCATCCgcccccacctccagcccacTTGCCAGGCCCCccgccacccccaccacccccacctcacTACCCTGTCCTGCAGCGGGATCTGTACATGAAGGCCGAGCCCCCGATCCCCCACTACGCTGCCATGGGGCAGGGGCTGGTGCCCACTGATCTTCACCACACCCAGCAGTCCCAGATGCTGCACCAGCTCCTGCAGCAGCACGGAGCTGA GCTCCCTACACACCCCTCCAAGAAGAGGAAGCACTCTGAATCCCCCCCCAGCACCCTCAATGCCCAGATGCTGAATGGAATGATCAAACAGGAGCCTGGGACCGTGACAGCCCTGCCTCTGCACCCCACTCGAGCCCCATCGCCACCCTGGCCTCCCCAGGGTCCGCTCTCCCCGGGCCCTGGTTCCTTGCCTCTCAGCATTGCCCGTGTCCAGACACCGCCTTGGCACCCGCCAGGTGCCCCCTCCCCAG GCCTCCTGCAGGACAGTGACAGCCTCAGTGGCTCCTACCTGGACCCCAACTACCAGTCCATCAAGTGGCAGCCTCATCAGCAGAACAAGTGGGCGACCCTGTACGATGCTAACTACAAGGAGCT GCCCATGCTCACCTACCGCGTGGATGCGGACAAGGGCTTCAACTTTTCGGTGGGCGACGACGCCTTTGTGTGCCAGAAGAAGAACCACTTCCAGGTGACAGTGTACATCGGCATGCTGGGCGAGCCCAAGTACGTCAAGACGCCCGAGGGCCTCAAGCCCCTCGACTGCTTCTATCTGAAGCTGCACGGAGTGAAG CTGGAGGCCCTGAACCAGTCCATTAACATCGAGCAGTCCCAGTCAGACCGGAGCAAGCGGCCCTTCAACCCGGTCAC GGTCAATCTGCCCCCTGAGCAGGTCACGAAGGTGACTGTGGGGCGGCTGCACTTCAGCGAGACCACCGCTAACAACATGCGTAAGAAGGGCAAGCCCAACCCGGACCAGAG GTACTTCATGCTGGTGGTGGCCCTCCAGGCTCATGCACAGAACCAGAACTACACGCTGGCCGCCCAGATCTCAGAGCGCATCATTGTGCGG GCCTCCAACCCAGGCCAGTTCGAGAGCGACAGCGATGTGTTGTGGCAGCGGGCACAGGTGCCCGACACCGTCTTCCACCACGGCCGCGTGGGCATCAACACAGACCGGCCGGATGAGGCGCTGGTTGTGCACGGGAATGTCAAGGTCATGGGCTCGCTTATGCACCCCTCCGACCTGCGCGCCAAGGAACACGTGCAGGAG GTGGACACCACCGAGCAATTGAAGAGGATCTCGCGCATGCGGCTGGTGCACTACAGATACAAGCCCGAGTTCGCCGCCAGCGCGGGCATCGAGGCCACCGCGCCAGAGACAG GTGTCATCGCTCAGGAGGTGAAGGAGATCTTGCCTGAGGCTGTGAAAGACACCGGAGACATGGTCTTTGCCAATGGGAAAACCATAGAGAACTTCCTGGTGGTGAACAAG GAGCGCATCTTCATGGAGAACGTAGGGGCCGTGAAGGAGCTGTGCAAGCTGACAGACAACCTGGAGACGCGCATTGATGAGCTGGAGCGCTGGAGCCACAAGCTGGCCAAGCTGCGGCGGCTCGACAGCCTCAAGTCCACCGGCAGCTCGGGCGCCTTCAG CCATGCAGGGAGCCAGTTCAGTCGGGCGGGCAGCGTCCCCCACAAGAAGAGGCCCCCCAAGGTGGCCAGCAAG TCATCGTCCGTGGTTCCGGACCAGGCCTGCATCAGCCAGCGCTTCCTGCAGGGAACCATCATTGCCCTGGTGGTGGTCATGGCCTTCAG CGTGGTGTCCATGTCCACACTGTACGTGCTGAGCCTGCGCACAGAGGAGGACCTGGTAGACACTGATGG CTCTTTTGCCGTGTCCACTTCCTGTCTCCTGGCCCTGCTCCGGCCCCAGCCCCCTGGGGGGAGTGAGGCCTTGTGCCCATG CAGGTCCAGCCAGAGCTTTGGGACCACGCAGCTCCGACAGTCCCCCTTGACCACGGGGCTACCAGGCATACAGCCCTCTTTGCTGCTGG TGACCACCAGCCTCACCAGCTCGGCCCCAGGTTCTGCTGTCCGCACCTTGGACATGTGTTCCAGCCACCCCTGCCCTGTCATCTGCTGTTCCTCACCCACTACCAACCCTACCACTGGTCCTAGTCTTGGCCCCAGCTTTAACCCTGGCCATGTTCTCAGCCCAAGTCCCAGCCCCAGCACCAACCGCTCAG GCCCCAGCCAGATGGCCCTTCTGCCAGTCACCAACATCAGAGCCAAGTCCTGGGGTCTTTCAGTCAATGGCATTGGCCACTCCAAGCATCACAAGAGTCTGGAGCCTCTGGCCAGCCCTGCAGTCCCCTTCCCTGGGGGGCAGGGCAAAGCCAAGAACAGTCCCAGCCTTGGTTTCCATGGCCGGGCCCGCCGAGGGGCCCTCCAGTCCAGCGTGGGCCCTGCTGAGCCCACCTGGGCCCAGGGCCAGTCAG CCTCTCTCCTTGCAGAGCCAGTGCCCTCCCTGACCTCCATCCAGGTGCTGGAGAATTCGATGTCCATCACCTCCCAGTACTGTGCTCCAGGGGATGCCTGCAG GCCTGGGAACTTCACCTACCACATCCCTGTCAGTAGTGGCAccccactgcacctcagcctgacTCTGCAGATGAA CTCCTCCTCCCCCGTGTCTGTGGTGCTGTGCAGCCTGAGGTCAAAGGAGGAACCATGTGAGGAGGGGAGCCTTCCACAGAGTCTCCACACCCACCAGGACACCCAG gGCACCTCTCACCGGTGGCCAATAACCATCCTGTCCTTCCGTGAATTCACCTACCACTTCCGGGTGGCACTGCTG GGTCAGGCCAACTGCAGTTCAGAGGCTCTCGCCCAGCCAGCCACAGACTACCACTTCCACTTCTACCGCCTGTGTGACTGA